cttcatagcgaactcctgctgcagagaggagatgacactctgaagcaactgctgactggaagctgtgagcacaatatcatcgacgtagagcagcagataggcagtctcatccccacggcggtagatgaagagagacgtgtcagacttggcctcggtgaaccccagtgtcagcaagaacgtggcgaaccgagagtaccaagcccgaggagcctacTTCAGACCATaaagagacttgttgagccggcagaccatatccggacgactcgagtccacaaatcccgctggctgagagcagtagacagtctctgacagagtgccgtgaagaaacacattcttcacgtccagctggtgcacaggccaagagtgCGAGAGcccaagcgagaggaccgtgcgcaccgtagcaggcttcacgactgggctgaaggtctcatcatagtccacaccaggtctctgagtgaacccccggagaacccatcAAGCCTTGTaccgctccagtgtgccatcagcccgacgcttatgcgtccagatccacttgccagtcaccacattgcaaccagacggacgcggcacgaggtcccacgtctggttggcaagaagagccgcgtactcctcttccatcgcgcgacgccagtgaggatccgccaaggcgtcgcggacagaggagggtatcggagagacccgcggctctccctcggtggcggagagattcgcggcctgagacgccatccgccgagtcaccatagGATGGacatgccgaggatcccgatggacgactggcgggtggtacacctccggctcggctcgagaggaagccggaggaggcggcggcggcgacggcttcgGTGTAGGTGTCGCAGGAGCCtacggagcaggaggcggtgcCGGGGTCGATGCCGAACGATGCCGGTACACCTACACCTgctgagcgtaccgctgcggcgccggtgtcggcgccgagcgacgccggtacacctgcaccggctgagcgtactgCGCaggggcaggggaaggcaccggggccgtgcgtggcgcagcgggagacaccgggtccgcgcacggcacgaccggaggtctaggggccgcgtgtggcgcaaccgcgggcaccggggccgcgcctGGCGCAGCATGGATCACCAGAAGCAGAGCCGGTGCGccaggaaaacctgcaggaaaaggacagacaggtaacggtggctgaaccaccggctcagtcggaaacagagactccagctcggggtcaggagaaggtgtggaggaggtggagtaggggaaatccgactcgtcaaagacgacgtgtcgggagatcagaacgcggcgagaggtgaggtcaaagcatcggtaccccttgtggtcaggggagtacctgAGGAACACAtgacgagtcgagcggggcgccagcttgtgagaagcggtggcggaggtgttagggtgtcacgcacacccgaagacccgaaggtggtcgtagcgaggaggggtaccgaagagagcgtggtgtggagtgggagcaggagaagcagtggacgaaAGGCGGTTGatcaggtaggtggcggtgtggaggctctcggcccagtagcgcgggggcagagaagcctggatcagaagggtgcgcacgacttcgttcgtcgtgcgaatcatccgcttagtcttgccgttctgaggagaggtatacggacaagacatacgcagctgaacaccgcgagagaggaagaaggaacgggaggtggagttgtcgaactcccgcccgttgtcacactggacggccttaacggtgaggccgaactgagtggacacccaggcaaagaagtggaggagggtggggaaggtctcagacttggcgcgcaaaggaaacatccaagagtagtgtgagaagtcatcgaccaccaccagatagtacttatagCCAGAAAAGCTaagtacaggagaggtccacaggtcacagtgaacaagatcaaatgcatgcgtcgcatgcgaagaagaagaagaaaaagggagccgaacatgacgaccgagcttgcacgcatggcagaggggctcagcaggagccctagtaccaggaacatcggcactacgactgagctgagccagaacgtcgcggctaggatgaccaagacggcggtgccaggtggtggaagacggcgtcgcggcaaaagtgTTTGACCAAGACGGCCatggcgaagaagaaggcgagagtggtgcagcggaagaagaaggaaggcgaagggtgtaaaggggccccgtgctgtcacaccggagtagcggacgccgggaggccgaatcctttacagtgaggtcagaagaatcaaactcgaaggaataagaattgtcagctgtaaactgatgaatgaaaagaaggttatgaaccatctgaggagcaacaaggacattgggaagacgaaaggagccaggagcagaacccacggcggtgacaggaaggcaagacccgtcaccaaccatgatggaagaaggacaagaggggtgtgggagtcggacagaagagaggatactgGCATATGGGGTGGTGTGGTAAGAGGCActcgagtcggcgatccactcggtgctgaccggcggcgtccgccccatggcgctgaaggactgcgtgaacagaggagcagcagcggcgagcatggccgccggctggggctgaggacgagggcccccctccctgaccctgaaacggccacatTGGGATGCGCCCTGGCCATGGTGTACTACCGGGGCCAGGAGTAGggagcaggagtgggagccggagGACGGCCTCCACCAGTACCACCAGAGGTAGGgccgccagcaccaccaccacgtccgcctcgacgacgacgcccgcggcctcccccactcccggtctggccggtgagcAGCACCAAAGAGGGGGTCGGTCCGGGatccagatccagatccagagggCGGTGCCTGGTGGGTCTTAACGGCGAGGAGAGCCGCGGCGAGAGCAGCTTCGGCCGTAGCAGCGCCGGCAGCGATCGGTTGCCCGctgaaggcggtggcggtgaacGGCGCGTCCGCGGGGGGCATCCCGAACGCAGGCCACACGGCGGCAAGGGAGACAGCGGCCCGCGCGGGGTCCATgggtgcggcgggcgcggcggcttgCGCGATGGGCCCCCGCGCGGCCTGCGTGGTAGGCACGGCGGGCGCaacggcggcctgcgcggcatGCGTGGCGGGTGCGACGGCCTGGAGCGCCGTGTGCACGGCCacgagcggcgcgggcgcggccacggGCGGCACAGGCGCGGGAAGCGCGACCTCAGCGCTCGCGGCGCACGTGGCGCGTGCGGCGtcggcggtgcgcgcggcgcagagggcggcggcgacggcgcccaGGGCCTGGGCAGCTcccagcacggcggcggcgttgggggGCGTCTGCGCAGTGGCGGACTGGTCCCACGCGCGCTGCTCCCCCGGAGCAGAGGCCGCGGCCCACGTGTGGCGCGTCcctggagcagaggcggcggcctgggcggcggtggtgggcgGCTGTGCAGCGGCGGCCTGGTGCCACGCGCGCTGCACCCTCGGAGTAGAAGCGGCGGCCTGGGATGTGGCGGCTTGGTGCAGAGCAGCAGCCAGCGCcaggggaggagggggcccGGCGGCTAGAGGAGCAGAGGAAGCAGCGGCGACAGCTGCACCTCCCGCCGCGGGCCCCTGTTGCCGCGCCAGAGCGACGAAGGCCGTGGTGGCGGGATCCAGCGCCGGCGGGGCgggcagcagggcggcggctGCACCTCCCACCGCGGGCCCCTGCTGCTGCGCCAGCACGACCAAGAGGCCGCGGCAGTGGGATCCAGCGCCGGCCTGGTCCAGGCAGGGGCGGTGGGATCCAGCGGCTGCCTGGTccaggcggcagcagcagccggaacaggggaggagagggaaagaaggggagggaaggaaggggagaggaggggcggcgccggcggccggccatggctgccggcggcggctggggtagGGAGGAGAGAAatcctaggctaatgataccatgcaGGAAGGAATAATtgattgtattcctccaaccctagatgggtgggtatatataattcctATACATGTGCCTCTATACAcacgggctcaatatactccaacaaatATATTTATGATAGCATGCCCCATAGCAATATATTGTTTTTCTTCTGTTAGCCGTTCCCAATAAATTGCAAGGAATAGGCTAATTTCTGTAGTTTAACTGATGCATCTTACTGCGTTATTGAGTGCTATTTAGGAATTGAATTTGACTGAATGGATAATTTCTCTTcaattcaacattttttttattttttttaaaaatcatTCATTGCCATATTTGCAGTACACTGTTGAGTTTTGGCATGAACTTGCGCTTGCCTCCGTTTTCAGCAATTTTATTGGTTATGGCAGCTACTGGGTTTTACTATACCTGATTCTTTCCTGTTTCTGGGTCTAAAGAGATTACGGGGCTGTTACTGATGCTCGACTTTGTCAATTGTTTGTACCATGTCAATAGACTGATTAAGAAATACAATATATTGGCTTGAGTGAGACATATTTGCAATTCATTGAGAAATGTATGGTGGGTCAAACTTCTAGTACAAATCAGTAATATATTGAAATTCATGTGGAAATAGCACCAGTCAATGTTGTGAGAAACCCAGCTTGCCTATCACCTTTCTCACTCTCAAATATGTTGTTTCTCTCCAGCCGAGCTGTCCTCTTGTTCCATTTTGTGCGCAACTCCTATCACCTCCATCTTAATTCCGGCTGTAGGATAGAATGCCACAGGTATTTGCTGATCTACATCCCACTGTTTCCTACTACGTTCTCTATCTAAGCACATTAAGCATGCAATGGATTAGAAACTGAAGCAAATGATGAAAACTTTCTGAAGGTATTAAAGTGAACCTGGAAGTAATTGGTTTTTCCAAAAGTTCGGATCTTCTGAGCTCCTTTTTAGGAAAAACTAATTGGATTTTcaaaagtttggattttttgAATGGCATATTCACAAATTGTCCTTTGATTTAAATATGGTAGGTCCCACCGGGATTCAAACCCAGGTTGCCAGATTCAAAGTCTGGAGTGATAACCACTACACCATGGAACCATTTTATGTGTGCTGTCTCTAGGATAATATATTTATCACAGCACATCTCCACAGCACCACCCTGTTAAATCTTGCAAGGAATAGCCTATTCTATATTTTTAACTGATGTGCCCTAAGGAAATGAATTTGATAGAAGGGGCGATTTTTCTCCAATTTAATGTTTAATTTTTGAAATCATTCATTGCCATGTTTGCATTCAGCCTGTTAAGTTTTTGCCATGAATGTGTTGGTCTTGCGTTCGTTTTCACCTTTTCTATAGAAAAGAGATCAAAACTTATGCCAGTGCTATTTGATAGCTATGATACGCGGATACTTCGCAAAACTCACGTACCGGTATCGGATACCGTATCGGATACCCGTACTCCACGGATACTCCTGGATATATATCCCGTAAGTATCGGACTATTtaggtattttcaaataataaaattaaatCGGATACTCGTGGGATACCTGTGGATACCTGTCTGATACCTTCAAACCCTAATAACACCACTCAATCGCTTCGTATAAAGGTCCTCCGTTCAGCTGTGCCACCCTCTCATCCCCACTCGCGCAGCCGCAGGCCCGCAGCAGCCTCGCACGGCTCCcttgccgtcaccgccgcccggccacccgcccgtgcctcctcctgctccttccccgTTGCTCATCGCTCCcttgccgtcaccgccgcccggccacccgcccgtgcctcctcctgctccttccccaTCGCTCGTCGCTCCCTTGCCGTCACCTCCGCCCGCCCACCCGTCCGTGCCTCCTACTGCTCCAGCGGTTGCACGGCCTGTCCAAACAGAGACCCGCACATCTGTTAAAGCACTATTTAGGGTGGTGCTGCGCTGCTGGAGCTCACCGCTGGCgggccaccacggccgccggagcgcgcctctggacggcccgcgcggccgctagagagggagaggatgagCCGCGGCCTCCAGAGAAGGCGAGGAGGAGCCGCGGCTGCCGGAGCTGGCCgctacagagagagagagagagtcggaGGTTGGGGAAGAAGACGACCGACATCCATTCGTGGAACAGACGAACATGTAAGATAAGGttggtttttttttcctttgccccttctcttttctaataattatagaacatatgaatatatgagtTTATGACACATtatagtccctggaacttctactttctcacattctagttcctgaaacttttatttatttttattttttatatatattggcgTATCCCCGTATCCTTGTTTTTGGAAAAATGGCGTATCAGAGTATCCCCGTATCGCGTACCGGTatccgtatccgcgtatccgggcAACATAGTTTGATAGAAGGGGCGATTTTTCTCCAATTTAATGTTTAATTTTTGAAATCATTCATTGCCATGTTTGCATTCAGCCTGTTAAGTTTTTGCCATGAATGTGTTGGTCTTGCGTTCGTTTTCACCTTTTCTATAGAAAAGAGATCAAAACTTATGCCGGTGCTACTGGGTTTTACTATGCCTGATTCTGTTCCTGGCTTTAGAGTCTTTCAAGATTATGGGGCTGTTAATGATGTGCTATTTTTTGTCAGTTAGATGTACCATGCCAACAGACTAATAAGAAATACAGCATCTTGGCTTGAGTGAGACATATTTGCAAAATACTCTATTCAAAAACGCATGGTGTGTCGAACTACCTCTACAAATCAGTAAATATATAGATAAATAGTTTGATCGGTGACATGGAAATAGCACTATTCCATGTCGTGAGACTTAGCCAACTTGCTTATCCATCTCCCGAGCTGTCCTATTCTTGTTCCATATTGTGCGCAACTCCTATCACCTCCATCTTAATCCTGCCTGTAGGATGAGGGGCACAGATCCTTTCTGATCAACCTCTCATTGATTCCTACTACGTTCTCTATTCCAAGCTCATTAAGCATGCAACAGTTTAAATACAGGGAGAAATGATGTGTCGGCCTTCCGTATCCCCGACGAGTAGATTTAAGTGCGCGCGTCACGGGCCCGGATGGTAATGCAAGGGGAGACACAAGGATTATATCGGACGGAATGTCCGTACGTCCAATTCGGGTCGCTCGTGTTCTTGCACTCAGTTTGCAGTAGGGGGTTACAAATGGATGAGAGAGGGAaccatttcatattgcaatttgtgtgcctttacatttttagtgtagtatcttgctagaattggctataggttgtaaAACTCTTTTGAGATGAGGGTTGCACACTTgttgaaccgtagttgcacatctagataacaTGTTTTATATTAAGTtcttgtgcaaactagttggagtcatATGTTAagtttttaagttgcctaattcaccccctctctctcttaggttacgagcacccgatcactttcaattggtatcagagtcgGGACTTACTTTTTTTCACAAAGAAAGTCAATTCtattggcaatttgtgtttaccggttCATTAAATCGGTTAGACTTCATCGCCTAGTGAGTTATCTTTTTGGGAAGTGGAATTCCTTTAGGAATGCTCCACggttcgatggcacgggctttCAACGTTGGAAGGTTTTAAGGAAAGCCCATCTCCAACCAATGGGTTTAAATATTTGGAGAACAGTTAGTGAAGGAATAAAAAACACTACTCAACCAGAAAGGCAAAATGATGTTATTGCTAAAAGTATAATTTTGTCTTCTCTTGGTGATAGTGTGTTCAAGTGTGTTTACTTGTGAAAATGATAAAGAGTTATGGAAGACTATCAaagagaatcatgagggcataaaggatgttgccaataaaaaatatcatgttctcattaaTAAGCTTAATAGTTTAAAGCAACTTGATAATGAGGATGCccaatctatgtactcacgattgaatattcttgtgaatgagattaattctctAGATGTAAAGCAAATTGGAGATACAGAATTCATTCGCAAGATCTTTCACTCACTACGAAGGTCGGACTATAATTTGGTTTCACAATTATTTATGAGAAAGACTCAACacattgacaccaaatcaagttctCAACAAGGTGACcacccatgagctacgcaatgatATCAAGTCAAGAGCACCACTTTCTTCACCAATATATAGTGCACTTACAtgcaagcaagtaaagaagttgaagaagacgaCTATTAAAGGTAGCTCatgtgaggaagaagaagaggatgcaataaactcctcaaatgatgaaaaagagccaatgaaccccaaccTTTTCAAAAGCATGTCAAAAAGATAAACAAATGCTTAAAAAAATCAACTTGATGGGGTATATGGTATTCTTCAAAGATCGACCTCACCATCAACACATGAAGGTTGAGAGGATCAAGTtcaagaagaggcaaaaaaaaaggagaagaagcccaaacatGAATCATTTGTCACTTTTGGTGAATGGAtaagtggtggtgaagaatcaagcatAAGTTCAAGTGATGAGTCAAATAAGagattcaccacccgcaccTACATGGGGTCATCATCCAAAGATATggaaagcgatgtaagtgatgactccgattctccttcTAGTGATGAACTTTTTGACTTAGTTCATGAGCACTAAAAAGTTATTAAGAAGCAATTAAAGGAAATTAAAAACTTTAATGTTTTTAATGATCTTAATGCTTCTTTTGTTATAAATTATGAAGATTTgttatgcaaattcaaattgctcaatgaaaagcatgaagttctcaaattaaaaattaagagaattaataaaactaatgacTTTTTGAAAATGAAGCAATACATTCTTTGTGCAATTTCTATCTCtaaggtagatgcttcaacttcttttaTTGATTTAATTAATAAATCTTGCTCTAATCTTTGCAATGAGAAATACTATGatgatgttgttgtagaatttTGTGATGATCTCAGTGCCAatgagaatgatgagctgaagCGAGAAGTGGAAAATCTCATGTGGGACTTGACTAGATTAAAGGGCAAGAGCATATAGAGCAATTTTCAACATTCTCAAGATAATCGTGAGacggtgaagaagcttgagaaggggtccaccgtgacatGTTTCAAGTGCCATTAAGAAGATCACAAGTCCAACAAATATCCTGTACCAaagaagaagcttccggatgcgaagaacaagaaaaaagctacaatcaagagttctatcatctacaccaagcccaaccggaggaccaaaagcaatagcaccttctaTGTGATTAAAAAATAGATCAATAATAAGGTGATtactcacaaggttgggaagaaggagaggagtTGGAACCGCTATATTTGGATGCCCAAAGAAATTATCACCAACATGAAGagacctcaaatggtgtgggttccaaaggagacttgaagtcCAAAGATCGGCTTCGGGAGATTTGGAGGTTTAGTTTACAAAATGAAGTGAAGATTTAAGCTAaaagaagctaagctcacaattTGGACATTTGTTGTCAAATCCCTCATAAGATAATTGTAGTTAGATTTTATTTCATGTATTATGTAGCTCCATTAttttttgctaggattgtttgcATGCATAATATTTTctagtgttatatatatagTGGGTTGTTTGTGTCATGCTCTAACCATGAGCAACCtatatggtttgataagtgtgtagaaatcTACACAAGGTTAATTTTCATGGTAGTTAGACTTGCATGCATTACATCTTCTAGTGTTATATAtagtgggttgcttgtgtcatgctTTAACCATGAGCAACCTATATGATTTGATAAGGGTGTAGAAAACTACACAAAGTTAATTTTCATGGTACTtagacttcatgaggtatgtattttatttgtgtaccatgaacacaaggtATAAGGTAAACTTCGCATTATTGTCAAAAATATTGTGCATACATTTAATTGGTGATTCAAATATTTAGAGAAATTTCAttctatggtttgtgattttgagactaatatatttgcaagtttatcttttgtagtctcttaAAGGAGTTGAcactaagagaatgttattcattttcaatgtgaacaaacaactctataagagtgattagataaagtaGTGTGCTTTAACGCATATTGAGCCATACTCTATTGCACTTAAATATCTAAGTTTATATGCTTTGTGCTCATACACTTGCTCACCTTGATGTACCAAGTGCTCATTActttaaagactttcaattggtatcaattggctcaagtcactttcaattgatACAATCAAGGTAACACTAACTctcggaggtatgcaaggttctaaactctTTGAATTGATATCATTGTTAATTTTTTGTTATTTTAGAGCAATCTCCGTGTATGACATGATTTAAGTTTTCTTGTTTCAAACATTTAGTTGTGCATttaattttcacattatcatgttgTGCACATAATTTGTGAAAAGCTTAGTTCATGTCATGCaagttttataattttgtgaTCCATCTTAATGAATTTTCAATTTGTATCTTTATtaatatcatacaattggaacATGATTCATTGAGCTAACTTTctaggctactaacttttcTCTTTGAGCATATTGTTTTTGCAagactttttaggtgatttgatttcaAAAGGGGAGAAGTTTGGATTAAAACAAGGTTGTCAAGTGGATCATAAGCAAGTATCTTCCAAAGGAGGGGCAATGTCTTCCAAAAGGGGAGAAATGACAAATGGATTAAGACAACATAAGAAGAAGGAATAGCAAATAGGGGAAGAAACAAAGGGGAAATCATGGATTTAGGGGATGACCAAGCCGACATTAGTTgctggtaagcatccaagcaagtgtaagtggttaaaTTGGAAAATTCGTGCAATTTTATGCtttctttgattgtgttgtcatcaatcattAAAAAAAGGGAAGATTGTAAGGAACATCGCCCCATTAgcccattgttttgtgattttggtgatcgattgacaacgcaatcaatgagactaatgaaTTTGTCAAGTAAATCTATCTAGGTCCCAAGAATTGAGTAAAAAGTcctagcaaagcaaaacacgaagaaagaactcaaagaaacgctgaattggtcGAGTTCTACAGaaaacagtagcaccggttaaaccgacgcctaagcatcggtcTAACCGATGGACTCAGGATAAACTGACgctgaagcatcggtgcaatgagcAGTGCGTTTTGAAGATGTTAAACCGATGGTGCGCagaagggcatcggtgcaatcaccATGCTattactcagagagcatgtcaaggaCCCAGGAACGAAGCCTTCAGCACTGGTTAAATCGATGGGGCATCGGagcaagcatcggtgcaataaTGTCAGCGCTGCAGGGAAGTCAAGGCAATCTCttcagcaccagttgaaccgatgggAATCGGTGCaatgcatcggttaaaccgatggtgctgTGTCAGCAGCGGTCAGCGCGTTAGAATGCCAATGGCTAGTTTGAAGCCATTagtgaccggttgaactgatggTGGTCACTGGATGAATCGATGCCTAAGCAGAAAAAGGCataacggctacaaacggctagcttgacttggagtgctatatatatgccatccctcggtcatttgaagattgctggagttcatAAAAGTCACACCACATCCAAGAACGTCTCCAAGCCATtcaagagcttagtgatcaaattTTTAGTTCTTAGCACATCTTTgaaagtgttagtgctaggttagctcttaagtGAGTGAGAGTGTAAGGTGTTGCTGCCTTGTGaactggttctagagtgaaccacattTATATCTTggcgcgccggccatccttggagtcttggtggttCGCCGGCAAGTGAACGACCCTCTGGTTTGGTGTGGAGTAGtgtcgacaactttgtgcgggggacgtgaagacccccATACTTCGTGGGTAAGCTCCTTAGTAGaaagcgggatcaaggtgactgtgattgtgttcacggaagagacttgattgtcgggaagcaatactctttgtaagtgcttcaacaatgtggatgtaggtgtgtctttgtggctaaccgaaccacgggataaatccttgtgttgagagtttgcttcctctcatctccTTTTTACGTTTTTGTATTTCATATTACAATTTATGTGCCTTTACAtttttagtgtagtatcttgttagGATCAACGGCGGAGCCAGCAGGGGCCACGGCACCCTAGTAgcgcaaaaaaaattgaagaccCCCTCATCCAGCAGGCAAGGCAAAGCCCAGTAGGAAGTGTCGCACAGGCCCAATAATCCCTGGCCCCTAGGAGAAGGTCATGTAGCTGTGGAGGGCAGCCACGGAGGGCGATTCCGTGCGCCGTCTCCGTTGCCTGTCGCccgtcgcggccgccggccaccggccagGCCATGGCTATCGGCAGCTCGCCTTCCCTGCCGACGAGCGGAATCGCGAGCCTCGACGACGTCGGACAGGAGCGACGCGCGGAGGCGGAAGGGAACCAACAGGTAGCCCCCACGCCTAAGGTCTGCAAAcctaactttttttttccaattcTATTCTATTCTTTGGTGAGTAACAAGGATTCAGTGATAGCTAGGATGGTGATTCATTCGAGAATAGATTGTTCCCCAATTCTATTCTATTATTCATTCCTCACAAATTCACATTCTAGGAAATCACGGCTAAACCAAAAAGGAAGGCACAAACACTTTTTTCCTTTTACAAGAAGATTGATGGCACAGCTACTGATCTGCAAGTACAAGAGCAAGATCATTTGGAAGTTCACGACAGATTCAATTATCGATGATCTCTATGCAAAGAAGAACCGAAAGTTCGACTTAAATGAACATATTAGTTTCAGTTGACCCTTTTGTAAAGTGCAGCTAACTTTTGTGAATGGACTATGATTCCTGACTACATGTCTACAGGAACATCATAAAAATTTGGTGTCAAATACACTTAATAGTAATATTATCTAATGTATACATATTGATCTTGGTCTTCCGGCCCTCCCTTGAAATTGTTGCTGGCTCCGCCGCTGGTTAGGATTGCTTATAGGTTGCAAAATCTTTTGGGATGGGGGTTTTATATTAGTTGAactgtagttgcacatctagatagtatatTTTAGATTAagtttttgtgcaaattagttggagccatatgttaaaattttaaattgCCTAATTCACCTTCTCCCTCTTTTGGGCTACGAGCACCTGATCACTTTCACATGACCCATGTCTCGGCGCTATAGGTCAAAGCGCCGAGATGTTAGACCATATGATGGGCTGGCGCCGACGTGGCAGCTAGCTCAATGACAGAGCTGttggcgccgagctcggcgccacATATCCGAGCTAGCTGTCTTGTTTACTTTATTGCCACATATGTCAAGCACAAGAGAGAGAATGGAGTTGAGCTTGACATGACCTGTTGAGCGAGAGAGAATGGAGTTGAGCTTGACATGACCTGTTGAGCTTGACATGGTCATTATGGTCATTACTGGGTCGATTTTTTCAGTTTAAGTTATAAGTCCTATCACATCATATGTTTAAACACCAAttagaagtactaaacatagatttATTATAAATCTAATTTCATAAGTTGTgacttactccctccatcctcaaATATGAAGCAttttaggattcaaaatttgtcctcaAATATAAGGCATCTTGGGTTAAGAGCGGACGCAACCATCTTAATTGTGCATCATTTTCAGGTCTTTTCCAATAGAAAGATGTGCATGCAACCAGGTAGGGGGAGATGTATATGGGGGATGTGCATATGAAAAGACATGCTAGTTAATTAACACATtcttaatacttaataattaaggGTAGGATAATCTTTTC
This window of the Panicum virgatum strain AP13 chromosome 1K, P.virgatum_v5, whole genome shotgun sequence genome carries:
- the LOC120652940 gene encoding rRNA 2'-O-methyltransferase fibrillarin-like, whose product is MRGGCDGLERRVHGHERRGRGHGRHRRGKRDLSARGARGACGVGGARGAEGGGDGAQGLGSSQHGGGVGGRLRSGGLVPRALLPRSRGRGPRVARPWSRGGGLGGGGGRLCSGGLVPRALHPRSRSGGLGCGGLVQSSSQRQGRRGPGG